CCCTCAAGTATGGGGGCAATGAGTTTCCGAATGTCTTCAGCGTTGTATTGATTGTCGGCATCGGTGTTGACAATGACATCCGCTCCAGCCAACAGGGAGGCATCGATCCCCTTCATGAACGCCCGGGCAAGCCCCAGGTTCCGGGGATGCCGGACAATGTGGTCGACTCCATGCTCCCTGGCAACTTCGACCGTTCTATCCCTGGAACCATCATCGATCACGAGCCATTCCACCTTGTCCACACCGGGGACATCCCGCGGCAGGGAGGAAAGAGTGATCCCCAGAGTCTGTTCTTCATTGTAGCATGGAATTTGAATGATCAGCTTTTTCATAGCCTTCACGTTTCAGGAGTCGAAAGCTCCGCTCCGTGTCTACCCCGGCCCATTGCTCAGGCGGTGCAACGGACAGGATCAAATCACCCTCTCCCTTCCAACGGACGACATAGCTGCCGTCTCCGAGTTCCACCGGGTTGGAGGCAGGCTTACCGCCGATGAAAAGTTCTCCCTCAGAAGACCGCCAGTAATATTTACCGGCAATCCTGATATCCACCTTCTGATGCTCCTGGTGTTTTTCCTCTGGTACGACCTTTCCCGCAGCCCATAACAGATTATCGTTCAGAGGATGATAATTGGTTCGGATGAACGCATCCACCGAAGCCCCCATGGACTCAACACGGAAATCCCGAAGCACGTACCGGACATCCTTTCGGTCCAGCTCGGCAGGGACATCGATTCCCAGGGAATGATCCCTCAAGCGGGCCCTGAGCGCATTCACCCATGAAACATAGTAAAAGGGATGAGAGCGAAACAAAGGAAGGCCGATTCCGTCGAACACATATTCTCCCGGATCGATTCGTTCCAGAAGGCCATCCGCCCATTTGATTTTTTCCACGGATTTGATCCAAAACCACTGGTGCAAGCCGGCGGTGGAGACAAGAAGAAACAAAACGAGAGCCGCAACATGGGCTCGACCCGGCTGGAGCCTGCGGAAAATGGAATAACGTGCAGTCTCGAAGCGTTGGAAAAGGAGGAGAAACACCCATGCCTGAACGAGGGTACCCGTCATGAGAAACGGCAAAGTACTCTGTTCGTGATGCGTGGGTAGAAGAAAACAGTACTGGATCAGCAAGAAAAACGAGCATGCCAGCAGCAGAAGGATTCTCTCGGGCACCGTTTCTTTCCGAAAAACCTTTCGGGCTGCATAAAAAAGACTGAAATATAGAAAGGAGCCACCAAGGGGCGCCCAATAGGGAACAAGAAAAAAGGCAATGAAAAAAGACTCATGGAGACGGTCCGCATTCTGCAGAACATACGTCGTCCAAAAGGCTTCCAGGTTACCCTGGGCGGCCAAAAACAGAACCATCCCAAGAGGGGCAAAGACCGTTCCAACTCCGAAAGTCAGAAGAGGTTTCCACAGGATTCTCTTCTCAAGGATCATACCCGTCACAAACATGGCGCCGACAGCGCCTCCAAGCACCAGAGCCTTGAGAGAACACCAGAAGGCACAACCCAGCAGAAGTCCGCTCCAAAAAAAAAACGGCACTTTTCGAGAATTCCAGGCCCGGAACCACACGAGCAAAGAACTTGTCCAGATGAGATTCATGGGGTTGTCGGGACGTATTTCGACGGCAGCCAGCGCGGTCAATTCCGAGAGCAGGAGAAAGAAGCATGCCAGTTCAGGGAAAAACGATGATTGGGGAAAGATTTCTTCTGCGAGGCGATAATAGATGTAAAGCGTTCCCAGAAGACACAAAAGGATGAGAAGACGCCCCAGGAGCATCACCCAATGCGACTGCCACGGCACAAGGCGGTACATCCCGGCAAGGATCAAACTGAGCAGAGGTCCGTGGTTGTCCCACATTTCGGTATAAAGCAATTTGCCCTGAGCGATGTTGATCCCCAGAAGCATCGACTGAAATTCATCTTCATCGAATGCCTTTCCAAATCCATGCACCATGTAAGTCAAGAGCAGAAAGCCGATGAGTATCAAAAGCGTTTTTCGGGCGTGAATCTCGGAAAACCG
This region of Desulforhabdus amnigena genomic DNA includes:
- a CDS encoding glycosyltransferase family 39 protein, whose translation is MSEVYRTFSGKTNEPGSHLASCVAVRRFSEIHARKTLLILIGFLLLTYMVHGFGKAFDEDEFQSMLLGINIAQGKLLYTEMWDNHGPLLSLILAGMYRLVPWQSHWVMLLGRLLILLCLLGTLYIYYRLAEEIFPQSSFFPELACFFLLLSELTALAAVEIRPDNPMNLIWTSSLLVWFRAWNSRKVPFFFWSGLLLGCAFWCSLKALVLGGAVGAMFVTGMILEKRILWKPLLTFGVGTVFAPLGMVLFLAAQGNLEAFWTTYVLQNADRLHESFFIAFFLVPYWAPLGGSFLYFSLFYAARKVFRKETVPERILLLLACSFFLLIQYCFLLPTHHEQSTLPFLMTGTLVQAWVFLLLFQRFETARYSIFRRLQPGRAHVAALVLFLLVSTAGLHQWFWIKSVEKIKWADGLLERIDPGEYVFDGIGLPLFRSHPFYYVSWVNALRARLRDHSLGIDVPAELDRKDVRYVLRDFRVESMGASVDAFIRTNYHPLNDNLLWAAGKVVPEEKHQEHQKVDIRIAGKYYWRSSEGELFIGGKPASNPVELGDGSYVVRWKGEGDLILSVAPPEQWAGVDTERSFRLLKREGYEKADHSNSMLQ